The genomic window agtttgagaccagcctgaacaacatagtaaGATGCCAccttgaagaagaagaagaagaaggagaagaagaaggaggaagtagaagaggaagaggaggagaacgaggaggaggaaaaagaagaactaAGACAAACCAGTGACACAAAAACCTATGAGAGAAAAAAAGCCTTAATTCAGCCTGTTCTAATAGTCCCATAGCTGTTTTATAGGTTAAATAGAGGTTGTTCAGCCTCCAGTGCTACATACAGGTAGACAGATCGTAAGGGATGTCTTGCTCAGTCCATATAGAGAAAGCTCCCTCCCTCATCTGAGGTTTATCAGTTGAGAGacacatttcttttctaataGGCTGACAACTAAAATGGACAGATTCTTCAAGGGAGGCCACTGCTCATTAGACAGAGACACTCATCTAATAGCCactattaatataaaattgctgGCCTAATAACAACTGTGATATCtgtttaacaaaaatgtatactCACTCAGCATTGTAAAGAACTTTTGTTAATGCATTTCTATATAGGTAATTTCcagatatatatttcttttctttattttcttttttttgagatagggtcttgttctttCACCCCGGATGGAGTGgtgtgacatgatctcagctcactgcaacctctgcctccctggctcaagtgatcctcctatctcagcctcctgagtagctggaattacaggcacacgccacccacacccagctaattttttttttttgtagagatgaggttttgccatgttgcccaggctggtttcttaactcctggactcaagcaatctgcatgtctcagcctcccaaagtgctgggattacaggcttgagccaccgctccaaGCCTACAGATTTATATTTCTAATTCAAGTTTGtatcttcattctttctcttgtttatacATTCAGTCAATATTTCTTGAGCACAtcctatgtgtcaggcattacACTAGGGGCCAAACAAGACAAACGTGACAGCTACCCTCATGGAATTTGCATTAACAGAGGTAGGCAgacaaaaaaattgtaagttggGATAGTCATTGCAGTAATTGAGCTCCATAGAGACAGCGCCTGGGCAAGTGAGAGCCAGATGAGCACTGGGCGACTCTGCCTTGctgaggaaaaataactaaacatGGGGAAAGGAGATCCTAAGAAGCTGAGAGGCAAAATGTCATGATATGCATTTTTTGTGCAAACTTGTCTGGAGGAGCATAAGATGAAACACCCAGATGCTTCAGTcaacttctcaattttttttttttttttttttttttttttttggagatggagtctggctctatcgcccaggctggagtgcagtggtgtgatcttgatcttggctcactgcaagctccgcctcccgggttcacgccattctcctgcctcagcctctcgagtagctgggactacaggtgcctgccaccacgcccggctaattttttgtatttttagtagagatgggttttcaccgtgttagccaggatggtcttgatctcctgtccttgtgatccgcccgcctcggcctcccaaagtgctgggattacaggcatgagccatcaagccAGCCTCAGAGTTTTCTAAGAAGTGTCCAGAGAGGTAGAAGACCATGCCTGctaaagataaaggaaaatttgAAGATATGGGGGCAAAGGCGGACAAGGCCCgttatgaaagagaaatgaaaacctatatCCCTCCTAAAGGGGAGACAAAAAAAGAAGTTCAAGGACTCCAATGCACCCAAGAGCTCTCCTTCGGCCTTTTTCTTGTTCTGCTTTGAGTATCGCTGGAAAATCAAAGGAGAACATCCTGGCCTGCCCATTGGTGATGTTGGAAGAAACTGGGAGAGATGTGGAATATCACTGCTGCAGATGACAAGCAGCCTTATGAAAAGAAGGCTGCGGTTCTGGGGTCGTGGCCTTGCTCCCGCTGTGCGGGAAAAGAATCCAGGCCCTTCCACGCGCGTGTGGGCGCGGGGGCCCCGAAATGCTCCTGGTTCCGCGCTAGGTCTCCGCTGGGGCAGGACCCAGAGCCATGGGTGGGACCACCAGCACCCACTGGGTCACCTTCGAGGGGGACGAGAATGAGAACATCACCGTGGTGAAGGGCATCCGGCTTTCGGAAAATGTGATTGATCGAATGAAGGAATCCTCTCCATCTGGTTCGAAGCCTCAGTGGTATTCTGGTGCTTATGGTGCCTCAGTTTCTGATGAAGAATTGAAAAGAAGAGTAGCTGAGGAGCGGGCATTGGAGCAAGCTGAGAAAGAATCTGAAGATCAGAAACCACTAAAGCAAGCCAAAGAGCTGGACCGAGAGAGGGCTGCTGCCAATGAGCAGTTAACCAGAGCCATCCTTCAGGAGAGGATATCAAACGAGGAGGAAGGCGCTAAGGCAAAGCACCTGGCTAGGCAGCTGGAAGAGAAAGACCGAGTGCTAAAGAAGCAGGATGCATTCTACAAAGAACAGCTGGCTAGACTGGAGGAGAGGAGCTCAGAGTTCTACAAAGTCACCACTGAACAATATCAGAAAGCTGCTGAAGAGGTAGAAGCAAAGTTCAAGCGGTATGAGTCTCATCCAGTCTGTGCTGATCTGCAGGCCAAAATTCTTCAGCGTTACTGTGAGAACATCCACCAGACCCTCAAATGCTCCTCTCTGGCCACCCAGTATATGCACTGTGTCAATCATGCCAAACAGAGCATGCTTGAGAAGGGAGGATAAAAACTTTCAGAACGAGCAAAACACCATCAACGTTAATTCCAGAgatggaacattttttttttcctagtaagaAAATAACCCATTTGAAGAGAAGACCACTAATGAGAAGACCACTAAAGAGAGACACCAAGAATGGATTCAGCAGAGTCATTTCACATTTTGAACAGCAGCAATTTGAAGGGCCAAAGCCTTGATCAGGGATCAGTCATTAAAGGACACACTTCAGTATTAGTAAACCCTCTTATGATGATTAAAAGAGAAGGGCAGCCCTCTCCACCGTTTGGTACTTTCGATTCAACTTCCACtgaacataaaatgtttttcttcagagCAAGCCCCATCATTTGGTGAACCTCCACCCTAACAAAGTaggatggggtggggggctaAATTAATTGGAGTCGGGTGAGGAGAGAGCCAGAAAACAGATCTGGGGCAGCAGTGCTGGGTGGAATTGTCTAGGCTATGGCATGctggctttctctttctttcttttctcctttgattATGTAAGAGCTGTTTCATTTTAACTTATTATGGTGATTACACAGGCAAGAagacaaaaaggagagaaaatgtacCTCTTCTACTGGAATAATGTTTATGATTACAAGTGAGAGACTGTATTATTATCAATATGAAGGCATAACCTCTATACTGAATACTCACATCTTTGCTTCACTCACtatcaataataaatatattttctgacaaaaaaaaaaagaaaagaaggctgcGAAGCTGAAGGAAAAATACGAAAAGGATATTGCTGCATATCGAGCTAAAGGAAAGCCTGATGCAGCAAAAAAGGAGTTGTCAAGGctgaagacagcaagaaaaagaaggaagaggaggaagatgaagaggatgaagaggaggaagaaggtgaagaagatgaagatgaggaagaagaagatGATGAATAAGTTGGTTCTAGCacggtttttttttcttatccataAAGCATTTAATCCCCCGTACACAACTcactccttttaaagaaaaaaaattgaaatgtaaagCATGTAAGATTTGTCTTTAAACTGTacagtgtcttttctttttgtatagtTAACACACTACAGAGTGTGTTTTTAGATAGTCCTGTCCTGGTAGTATTTTCAATAGCCACTAACCTTGCCTGGGACAGTATGGAGGTTGTAAATTGGCATGGATTTAAAGCAGATTCTTGTTGGTGCAGAGCACAAATTAATTATATATGGGGATGGTAGTTTTTTCTTCAGTTGTCTCTGATGCAGCTTATATGAAATAATTGTTCTGTTAACTGAATACCGCTGTGTAATTGCAAAGAAAAAAGTCGCAGGTGTTTTGTTGACATTCTGAATGCTTCTaaggaaatacaagaaaaaatatataagttgATTAAGTGTCATAAAAGAaaactgggccaggcatgatggctcccacctgtaactccagcattttgggagactgaggcaggaggatcacttgaccccagcagttcaagaccagcctaggtgacataggggcaactctgtctctacaaaaaaataaaaattttagccaggcatggtgctatgtgcctgtaatcccagccaccagccatttgggaggctgaggtcgaaGGATAGTTCGAGCAcgaaaggttgaggctgcagtgaactataatccTGCCACAGCACTtcaacttgggtgacagaacaagaccttgtctctaagaaaaaaaaagactgtaggATATTGATATTTCAGGAGTCTATAAGAAGTTCTGACTTAATTGGGTTTGAAGAAGTGACACTGAAGTGAAAGTTAGAGGATGAAAAACTAGCCAGGAACATTCAGGTGAGTGTGACAGAATGAAAAAAAGGAGCAAGGAGGAAATACTAAGCAGAGGACACAGCATTTGCAAGGAATGTTAGATAACAGGAGAGACTGACTGGAGATGAACTTATCAAGGAGGTCAGGTATTGAGTCCCATCATTCCCATCCCCAACGTCTTGCCTGTAAGAAGTTTGATTGCAGGTCTATTTGCACAGAAGGCTATTGGCAGGCCTTCCAAAATGAGCTGAGCAACTTTACCTTGATCCTGGATCTGACCCTCAGCTGTACCAACTGGGAAACTGGGTTTTGGGAGCACACAAAATGTAATACCAGAATGAGCCTGGTATTGCTGTTAGAGCCACTTTAACTATAAGATGGGCATGGTTTAAGATGTGGTGAAAGAGAACAGGAGGGAGACTAAGCTAATGGgattagaaaaacagaaatagagccgggcgcggtggctcaagcctgtaatcccagcactttgggaggctgagacgggcggatcacaaggtcaggagatcgagaccatcctggctaacacggtgaaaccccgtctctactaaaaaatacaaaaagctagccgggcgaggtggcgggcgcctgtagtcccagctactcaggaggctgaggcaggagaatggcgtgaacccgggaggcggagcttgcagtgagctgagatccggccactgcactccagcccaggtgacagagcgagactccgtctcaaaaaaaaaaaaaaaaaaaaaaaaaagaaaaacagaaataatcacAGCTAGTAGAACGTGAAAAATGTGGTTTCCTGGAAGCCAAATTCCTGCCGAGATCACAGTCTAGCTCATGGAATTTCCTACTGATCGGAATGCCTTCTGCTTTTCTCTGGCTGAAACATTAGTGCCCCAAGTTTTACTATCAAAGACAGgataatgacaaaaatatttattgattaaacACAGAAAGCACTGACAGTCTTTCCAGATGAAGCCAATAGCATATACTATAATTCTTATCTTTTTATGCTTTATTACATTCATGTATTGAGTCTATGTATCTGTCACTTTACTTCTACTATTTCAATTAATCTTCAGAACAATTCTATATGGTTGGTattagtgttccattattggaacgctaagcttgtgggagttttTATATCCtgctgctcaaggtcatcaccgaggtctgatttttcacacaaaGAAATTTGCAACCtccagcataaatgggttaatatccctccctctttcctccattTGTGAAAAAATTGAGAATCAGAGAGTTTCAGTGATTGGTCAGAGATTACACAGTTAGAAAGTGAGAGTCAGAATTCAGATTTGGTtatgtctgactccaaaacctaTGTTGTAGTCACTCCAACCCACTGCCTCTAATAGTATAGAGGCATAGTattcctaaaaatatatttttagaagttttcaCATGTTAAGCTTAGAATTGGAAGCAGTGACGTTTTCAATAAATTAATCTCTAACAGTCCAGTTAAGGGCAAGGaatttaaaaatggcattttatgTTGAAAATATCCTGAAAAGTTTTCCCTAATCTATGGTTCTATGACATTATTTCAGTTGTTTCAATTTTTAGTAAAAGAGAGAACATGGTCAATAAAAATGCTCTTTCCTACATGTAAGGACCACATTTAGTGATGCTGTTACAGTATCACTTGTGCAAATCAGTAGGACTTGAAGATCATATTTTCCTCCTATTTTAGGGATAAAGTCATAATGATTTTTGGAGGCTATGCATTAGTTTAGAGATGCTAAGACACAATCATGCTTTATAAAagttaattctgtgaaaaaatcttAATGACATGATCAGAGCCATTTCTGTAATACTTATCTCACACTGTATTTAATTATTCATAGCTTCTGTTGTGCTTTACTAatgtatgtttaaatatttcttatacaCTAACTTTCAGTCAGTGACAAGttaaaaaaccacacaaatattTCTTGCACAATGCAACGTGAGATTATTAAATTCTATTTACTTTGCTAATAGCTAATCTAGTCATAAGTATGAAATTAATCAGTCAGAATAGTAAAGgagcaaaatacactggaaaaaataaaatctattatacTTAAATAAGTACATGTCATTGGTTGTTTATAACTTACTTCCTTTATAAACCTATTAATTACTAAAATGCATTCTTACAATAACATGTCAAATATGATTataaatttaattgtttttatggGTAAATAAAAAAACTATTATAATTAGTACAAGTTAACTGACCAACCTAAGAATGGTAAATAGTTACTTCAGCATGTTTATATTCCTACTTTTTACAGATACGCATAAACACCATagagaaaatgtatttcacaAATGTGAAACATAATAATTCCTGTGGCTGCCACATTTTCGTATTGATAGTAATACAGATTTCCTTCCTACCTAgttcttgaatttaaaaaaatgtttaaataaaaaactcCTGTGCCAGTTCTGGTGTGAACTAAAAATCAATTTTTGTAAATCAGCTTTTGTATCAGAAAGCCAGTCCTACTTTGTCCCTTCCAGGAGACAGTTACATAGTTTATGTCAAgggtttaaaataagaaaacccaAAGCTGCTTCTTTTCTGAACCTTTACTAtcatttaaagtaaatttatcTCCTGAAATCATATGATGTAGAGATGGAGAGCAAGAATTTTGGAGGCTTCCTGGCCAAGTTTGAAATCCAGGCCTACCACTTACTGACTCTGGGATCTGTGACAGGTTACATAATTCCCCTGTATCTCATGTTTTTTCATGGTGATGATAGTAGCAATACATATCTCATAGAGTTACTCTGAGAATAAAGTAAATACTAACACTAAGGATACAGAAGACATAGTCATTATTATTGCACAACCTAAGTTTTACTTAATGGCCACTATATTAAAGTATAGTACACATGCAGAAAGATACTCAGAAGTGTTCAGCTTACTGAAATTTCATAAGATAAGCTAAACAATCCTGTATAGCAAGCATgcaaattacaaaaaagaaactaGTTACACTCAAAGCCCTCCTCATGCCCCCTTCTAGCCACTACTCCTAAGGGTAACTAATATTTTGACTTCACATTAGTTTCATTAATGGCTATTTTTTAAACCTTGATATTATAACAATTGATAAGGGATTTATTGTAgtagcattttgttttttatttaatatcaatGCTTAAATCTGTTTGCTGATTACTCTTTTAACATAtaggcatattttattttctaggttAAAAAAGCTCCTTGAACAAGAAAAGGCTTATCAAGCccgcaaagaaaaggaaaatactaaACGGCTCAATAAACTAAGAGATGAACTTGTCAAACTCAAGTCCTTTGCACTCATGCTGGTGGATGAAAGACAAATGCACATTGAACAACTTGGCCTGCAAAGCCAGAAAGTACAGGATCTTACTCAGAAGctgagggaagaagaagaaaagctcaAAGCCATTACTTCCAAATCCAAAGAAGACAGACAGAAATTGCTCAAGTTAGAAGTAGACTTTGAACACAAGGCTTCAAGGTTTTCTCAAGAGCATGAAGAGATGAATGCTAAACTGGCTAATCAAGAGTCTCACAATAGGCAACTTAGACTCAAACTGGTTGGCTTAACCCAAAGAATCGAGGAGCTAGAAGAGACCAACAAAAATCTgcagaaggcagaggaagaaCTTCAGGAATTAAGAGATAAAATTGCCAAAGGAGAATGTGGAAATTCTAGCCTCATGGCAGAAGTGGAAAATCTTCGTAAGCGTGTGCTTGAAATGGAAGGTAAAGATGAGGAGATCACTAAAACTGAATCCCAGTGTAGGGAACTGAGGAAGAAGTTGCAAGAGGAAGAACACCATAGTAAGGAGCTCAAACTTGAAGTTGAGAAGCTACAGAAGAGAATGTCTGAACTGGAGAAATTGGAAGAGGCATTCAGCAAGAGTAAATCTGAGTGCACCCAGCTACATTTAAatctggagaaagaaaagaacttaACCAAAGACCTGCTAAATGAATTGGAGGTGGTCAAGAGTCGAGTTAAAGAATTGGAATGTTCTGAAAGTAGATTGGAAAAGGCTGAATTAAGCCTAAAAGATGATCTTACGAAGTTGAAGTCATTTACCGTGATGCTGGttgatgaaaggaaaaatatgatggaaaaaataaagcaagaagagagaaaagtggATGgactcaataaaaattttaaggtgGAACAAGGAAAAGTTATGGATGTAACTGAAAAACTAATTGAAGAAAGTAAGAagcttttaaaactaaaatctgAAATGGAGGAAAAAGTATACAACTTGACAAGAGAAAGAGATGAGTTGATAGGCAAATtgaaaagtgaagaagaaaaatcctCTGAATTAAGCTGCAGTGTTGACTTACTAAAGAAGAGACTTGATGGTATAGAGGAAGTGGAAAGAGAAATAACAAGAGGAAGGTCACGAAAAGGGTCTGAGCTCACCTGCCCGGATGATAATAAGATTAAGGAACTAACACTTGAAATTGAGAGACTGAAGAAACGTCTCCAACAATTGGAAGTGGTCGAAGGGGATTTGATGAAGACAGAAGATGAGTATGATCAGCTGGAACAGAAATTTAGAACTGAGCAGGATAAGGCGAACTTCCTCTCTCAACAACTAGAGGAGATCAAGCACCAAATTGCCAAGAATAAAGCAATCGAGAAGGGTGAGGTTGTGAGCCAGGAAGCTGAACTGAGACACAGATTTCGGTTGGAAGAAGCTAAAAGTCGAGACTTAAAAGCTGAAGTACAAGCTCTTAAAGAGAAGATTCACGAATTAATGAACAAAGAAGATCAGCTTTCTCAGCTCCAGGTAGATTATTCTGTACTTCAACAAAGATttatggaagaagaaaataagaacaaaaacatGGGGCAGGAGGTCCTCAATCTGACTAAAGAGTTGGAGCTTTCCAAGCGCTACAGCAGAGCTCTTAGGCCCAGTGTGAATGGAAGAAGAATGGTGGATGTTCCTGTGACATCAACTGGAGTCCAGACTGATGCAGTCAGCAGTGAAGCAACAGAGGAAGAAACACCAGCTGTATTCATACGGAAATCCTTCCAGGAAGAAAATCATATTATGAGTAATCTTCGGCAGGTGGGATTGAAGAAACCCATGGAAAGATCCTCTGTTCTAGACAGGTATCCTCCAGCAGCAAATGAGCTCACTATGAGAAAGTCTTGGATTCCATGGatgagaaagagggaaaatgGCCCCTCAATCACTCAGGAGAAAGGGCCCCGAACAAATTCCAATCCAGGGCACCCAGGAGAGGTAGTCCTTTCACCAAAGCAGGGCCAGCCCCTGCATATTCGAGTGACACCAGACCACGAGAACAGTACTGCGACTTTGGAGATAACAAGCCCGACAtctgaagaatttttttctagtaCCACCGTCATTCCTACCTTAGGGAATCAGAAACCAAGAATAACCATTATTCCATCACCAAATGTtatgcctcaaaaacaaaaaagtggagATACAACTCTTGGCCCAGAACGAGCCATGTCCCCAGTCACAATTACTACATTTTCCAGAGAGAAGACTCCAGAAATTGGAAGAGGTGCGTTTGCAGACAGGCCCACATCCCCTATTCAGATAATGACGGTGTCTACATCAGCAGCACCAGCTGAGATTGCAGTTTCTCCTGAATCCCAGGAAATGCCCATGGGACGGACAATCCTCAAAGTCACCCCAGAAAAACAGACTGTTCCAACTCCAGTACGGAAATACAACTCCAATGCCAATATCATAACCACAGAGGACAATAAAATTCACATTCACTTAGGGTCTCAGTTTAAACGGTCCCCTGGGACTTCAGGTGAAGGAGTCAGTCCAGTTATTACTGTCCGACCAGTAAACGTGACAGCCGAAAAGGAGGTTTCCACCGGCACTGTCCTTCGCTCTCCCAGGAACCACCTCTCCTCACGGCCTGGTGCGAGCAAGGTGACGAGCACTATCACCATAACACCAGTCACAACGTCATCTGCTCGAGGAACCCAGTCAGTGGTGAGTAGAAGAGGCTCCAAAGGGCAGGCCCgtggagggagggagatgtgAGTAGTGAGACTACCCCAGCACACGCAGTAAAACCCAGCCACATGCTTCTCATGCTGCCTGAATCCAGATGCTTCACAGAGGACTATCCACACAAAACTGAATGTAAAAAGTGACCTAATAGTTTAATAAATTAGGCCAACTTTGAGGGAAAACTTCGCCTATTCATGTAAATTATGGACAGTGCCATAAAACACTTGCAAAGGTAGCCTCTTTGAAATGGTAGCATATAGTAATCAGAAGGTTTAACATTTGATTTTAATGTTTAAGATAGTTTTTAAAACGGAGACGGGGAAAATGGTCTATATGGAAGAAGAATTAAAATTGTTCCTAGGTTATGTTTCTATAAATTAAAGTATTCAATATGTGGTTATATATGGCCACAGGcatattttattccaaaataagATGAGAAGATTTTAAtatcaaaaagttttttaaaagtaaaagagaagTGCGTTTACATgtataaaaactgtattttatttaatcatatcTTGCAGAGAGcaggtgcttcataaatatttatttaataaatagctggggttgggtgcagtggctcatgccagtaatcccagcactttgggaggctgaggcaggtggattacctgaggttggagttcaagaccagcctggccaatatggtgaaaccccatctgtactaaaaatacaaaaattagcccagcgtggtggcggatacctgtaatcccagctactcgggaggctgaggcaggagaatcgcttgagcctgggaggcggaggttgtggtgagccgagattgcaccattgcactgcagcctgggtgacagagcaagactccatcacaaacaaacaaacaaaactagctgGAAGGCTAAATGAATGATTATTGAAAAGCATGTGCAAAGCACAAAAGCcggaacttaaaaataaattctaccagcctggccaacagggcaaaacatcttctctactaaaaatacaaaggaaaaaataaaaataaaaaagtagctgggcgtggtggcacacatctgtaatcccagctactctggaggctgaggcacaagaatcacttgaacccaggagatggaggttgcagtgagccaggatcatgccactgcactgcagcctgggtgacagagtgagaccctgtctcaaaaaagtaaataaataaataaattataaattatatttttcaaaatacttcCAGTGATTGTCTTCATTTATTGGTGGCAACCTGGCAAATGTAATTATAGAAGAGCTTGTACTGTTTAGATGTTAACTTAAGCTAATAAACTAGAAATCATGATTTCTAGACTCTGAACAAGTTCTACAGCATAAATTGAAATCTCCTAAGAAAGACAGGAAGCTCATAATTTAAACAGAAACTGTGGcttattttcctttaatactTCAATTAAAGTATGATTTACTTTAATTTTCTATGCACAAACATACACTCAAGGCAGGCTCCAAAGTGTGAATTACTAATTGCTTTGCCAGTAAAGCTTTTACTGGTTGGCTCCTCATGAGCCAAATAGGATTCAGAATTATTcactgtcctcaggtgatccaataCTGCTTTTTAGGTAACGTGGAGCACAGCTTGGTTGTGTAGGGTCTTGCTTCTTTCTGCTGCattttataaaaagatatttgAGGTATAAATCATTGTAACTTAGAGCACATTTTCTGCCATAAcattttcttaccatttttaaGGGTCAGATCAAGGTAGCCCTACCCTCTGTATCGacatttttgattactgattaaACCTCACACATGAGTGGCATTTCAAAGCAACTGTCTAAGATTTCTAAGTTCTCAATGGTCCACCTATTTTAAGTATATCAGATCTCATAAAATCAAGGACAACAAAAGGTTTGGAATACTCCTCTTAGAATTTGAACAGTGAGAGTAGttcatttgtacatttatttaGTCAACATTTGTTGAGTGTCAACTATACTTTAGGCATGGGCTAGGTGCTGGGATGCCAGGAAGACTGTAGAAGTTCTTGACTTAGTGGAATAGACAGGTTTGGAACCTACTTAGTGGTTCTATGATAGAGATATGTACACAGGAGTCAACGGAGAAGGCTTCACAGAAGTGGAGGTTTCACAGTTAAAGAGGGATTTtcaagaaggaaaagggaaggagtaTGTAgacagaacagcatgtgcaaaggcacgACAGTGGGAAGGAGCCTGGCATGCTTGGGGAATTGTGAGCATCCCATTGTGCTGCTACCAGTTGTGCATGGGGCAAAAAATGGAAGGGCAGAAAATAGGTAAGCAAACTGGGGTTGGATATTGAAGGGAGGCATATACATGTCTTATTATGAAATTGATATTAGGGAACCACTGAAAGGGTAATgatcatgagaaaaacatattgtttgtgttttagaaagatgtGTGTGGAAAACAGTTTAAAGGATAACTTGGAGGGACAGGGATGCTGTTGCAATTCTCTATCTTAATGATGGAGCAGGCTTGAACTAAGATAGTGAAAATGAGGACAGAGATATAGTGAAGATGATCAAAACTATTTCATGACAAATTGAGTAGAGAGTGTGGCTCTTGGGTTTATGATTTGGCTGTCTGGGAGAATAAGATGAGAAACTTTAGGGGGACTAGCTGTTTAGGAGAGAGGATAAGTAATGTTT from Macaca fascicularis isolate 582-1 chromosome 4, T2T-MFA8v1.1 includes these protein-coding regions:
- the FILIP1 gene encoding filamin-A-interacting protein 1 isoform X6 translates to MISRKLFWKSQRNHVGMRSRNQGGESSSDGHVSCPKPSIIGNAGEKSLSEDAKKKKKSNRKEDDVMASGTVKRHLKTSGESERKTKKSLELSKEDLIQLLSIMEGELQAREDVIHMLKTEKTKPEVLEAHYGSAEPEKVLRVLHRDAILAQEKSIGEDVYEKPISELDRLEEKQKETYRRMLEQLLLAEKCHRRTVYELENEKHKHTDYMNKSDDFTNLLEQERERLKKLLEQEKAYQARKEKENTKRLNKLRDELVKLKSFALMLVDERQMHIEQLGLQSQKVQDLTQKLREEEEKLKAITSKSKEDRQKLLKLEVDFEHKASRFSQEHEEMNAKLANQESHNRQLRLKLVGLTQRIEELEETNKNLQKAEEELQELRDKIAKGECGNSSLMAEVENLRKRVLEMEGKDEEITKTESQCRELRKKLQEEEHHSKELKLEVEKLQKRMSELEKLEEAFSKSKSECTQLHLNLEKEKNLTKDLLNELEVVKSRVKELECSESRLEKAELSLKDDLTKLKSFTVMLVDERKNMMEKIKQEERKVDGLNKNFKVEQGKVMDVTEKLIEESKKLLKLKSEMEEKVYNLTRERDELIGKLKSEEEKSSELSCSVDLLKKRLDGIEEVEREITRGRSRKGSELTCPDDNKIKELTLEIERLKKRLQQLEVVEGDLMKTEDEYDQLEQKFRTEQDKANFLSQQLEEIKHQIAKNKAIEKGEVVSQEAELRHRFRLEEAKSRDLKAEVQALKEKIHELMNKEDQLSQLQVDYSVLQQRFMEEENKNKNMGQEVLNLTKELELSKRYSRALRPSVNGRRMVDVPVTSTGVQTDAVSSEATEEETPAVFIRKSFQEENHIMSNLRQVGLKKPMERSSVLDRYPPAANELTMRKSWIPWMRKRENGPSITQEKGPRTNSNPGHPGEVVLSPKQGQPLHIRVTPDHENSTATLEITSPTSEEFFSSTTVIPTLGNQKPRITIIPSPNVMPQKQKSGDTTLGPERAMSPVTITTFSREKTPEIGRGAFADRPTSPIQIMTVSTSAAPAEIAVSPESQEMPMGRTILKVTPEKQTVPTPVRKYNSNANIITTEDNKIHIHLGSQFKRSPGTSGEGVSPVITVRPVNVTAEKEVSTGTVLRSPRNHLSSRPGASKVTSTITITPVTTSSARGTQSVKASSFTSYE
- the FILIP1 gene encoding filamin-A-interacting protein 1 isoform X2, whose amino-acid sequence is MPRSFWKAVTVAVVGMRSRNQGGESSSDGHVSCPKPSIIGNAGEKSLSEDAKKKKKSNRKEDDVMASGTVKRHLKTSGESERKTKKSLELSKEDLIQLLSIMEGELQAREDVIHMLKTEKTKPEVLEAHYGSAEPEKVLRVLHRDAILAQEKSIGEDVYEKPISELDRLEEKQKETYRRMLEQLLLAEKCHRRTVYELENEKHKHTDYMNKSDDFTNLLEQERERLKKLLEQEKAYQARKEKENTKRLNKLRDELVKLKSFALMLVDERQMHIEQLGLQSQKVQDLTQKLREEEEKLKAITSKSKEDRQKLLKLEVDFEHKASRFSQEHEEMNAKLANQESHNRQLRLKLVGLTQRIEELEETNKNLQKAEEELQELRDKIAKGECGNSSLMAEVENLRKRVLEMEGKDEEITKTESQCRELRKKLQEEEHHSKELKLEVEKLQKRMSELEKLEEAFSKSKSECTQLHLNLEKEKNLTKDLLNELEVVKSRVKELECSESRLEKAELSLKDDLTKLKSFTVMLVDERKNMMEKIKQEERKVDGLNKNFKVEQGKVMDVTEKLIEESKKLLKLKSEMEEKVYNLTRERDELIGKLKSEEEKSSELSCSVDLLKKRLDGIEEVEREITRGRSRKGSELTCPDDNKIKELTLEIERLKKRLQQLEVVEGDLMKTEDEYDQLEQKFRTEQDKANFLSQQLEEIKHQIAKNKAIEKGEVVSQEAELRHRFRLEEAKSRDLKAEVQALKEKIHELMNKEDQLSQLQVDYSVLQQRFMEEENKNKNMGQEVLNLTKELELSKRYSRALRPSVNGRRMVDVPVTSTGVQTDAVSSEATEEETPAVFIRKSFQEENHIMSNLRQVGLKKPMERSSVLDRYPPAANELTMRKSWIPWMRKRENGPSITQEKGPRTNSNPGHPGEVVLSPKQGQPLHIRVTPDHENSTATLEITSPTSEEFFSSTTVIPTLGNQKPRITIIPSPNVMPQKQKSGDTTLGPERAMSPVTITTFSREKTPEIGRGAFADRPTSPIQIMTVSTSAAPAEIAVSPESQEMPMGRTILKVTPEKQTVPTPVRKYNSNANIITTEDNKIHIHLGSQFKRSPGTSGEGVSPVITVRPVNVTAEKEVSTGTVLRSPRNHLSSRPGASKVTSTITITPVTTSSARGTQSVSGQDGSSQRPTPTRIPMSKGMKAGKPVVAAPGAGNLTKFEPRAETQSMKIELKKSAASSTTSLGGGKG